The following coding sequences lie in one Kamptonema formosum PCC 6407 genomic window:
- the psb34 gene encoding photosystem II assembly protein Psb34, with protein sequence MPYIEEEGGRLNNFAKEPKMYQAEAPNKSQQRNYIIQAIVGAVLVGVLIFVASTV encoded by the coding sequence ATGCCCTATATCGAAGAAGAAGGTGGACGACTGAACAACTTTGCGAAAGAACCGAAGATGTACCAAGCTGAGGCTCCAAACAAGAGTCAACAGCGGAACTACATCATCCAAGCGATCGTAGGCGCAGTTCTAGTAGGCGTTCTAATCTTCGTTGCCTCCACTGTCTAA
- a CDS encoding thiazole synthase, which yields MQTLEKSITYTLDNPLVIAGKTFKSRLMTGTGKYRSIEEMQQSIAASGCEIVTVAVRRVQTKAPGHEGLAEALDWSKIWMLPNTAGCQTAEDAIRVARLGREMAKLLGQEDNNFVKLEVIPDAKYLLPDPIGTLEAAEQLVKEGFAVLPYINADPLLAKRLEEVGCVTVMPLGSPIGSGQGIKNAANIQIIIDTVKIPVVVDAGIGAPSEAALAMEMGAGALLINSAIALAKNAPAMAKAMGMAAEAGRLAYLAGRMPVKDYAIASSPLTGTIASK from the coding sequence ATGCAAACATTAGAAAAATCAATTACCTACACTCTCGACAATCCCCTAGTTATTGCAGGAAAGACTTTCAAATCGCGCTTAATGACGGGTACTGGCAAATATCGCAGTATTGAGGAAATGCAGCAAAGTATTGCCGCTTCTGGTTGTGAAATTGTCACCGTCGCAGTGCGGCGAGTGCAAACTAAAGCACCTGGACATGAAGGGTTGGCAGAGGCATTAGATTGGAGTAAAATTTGGATGTTGCCAAATACGGCGGGTTGTCAAACTGCTGAAGATGCAATTCGAGTAGCTCGATTAGGGCGAGAAATGGCAAAACTTCTGGGTCAAGAAGACAATAATTTTGTTAAATTGGAAGTGATCCCCGATGCTAAATATCTGCTACCAGATCCCATCGGTACGCTAGAAGCAGCAGAGCAATTGGTGAAAGAAGGTTTTGCGGTATTACCATACATTAATGCTGACCCATTGTTGGCAAAACGTTTAGAAGAAGTTGGCTGCGTGACAGTGATGCCTTTGGGTTCCCCAATTGGTTCGGGACAGGGGATAAAAAATGCTGCGAACATTCAGATAATTATTGACACAGTGAAGATTCCTGTGGTAGTGGATGCCGGAATTGGAGCCCCAAGTGAGGCGGCTTTGGCGATGGAGATGGGGGCTGGGGCGTTGCTGATCAATTCTGCGATCGCATTAGCAAAAAATGCCCCCGCAATGGCGAAAGCGATGGGAATGGCCGCAGAAGCAGGGCGTTTGGCCTATTTAGCGGGCAGAATGCCAGTTAAAGATTATGCGATCGCCTCTTCCCCCCTCACTGGTACGATCGCCTCTAAGTAA